In Actinomycetota bacterium, a genomic segment contains:
- a CDS encoding RNA polymerase sigma factor — MRAHLDAVYGHALRFFGDRTSAEDAVQEVFIKVYRSLDTFDGRSAFTTWLYRITRNVCLDMFRAGRRRPAPVDPVDVEAVAPGDLADQVVTQAAVETAMGALAPEDRDALNAVALFDLSYADAAEALGVPVGTVKSRVFRARRALATMLRVGDDD; from the coding sequence ATGCGCGCGCACCTCGACGCGGTCTACGGTCATGCGCTGAGGTTCTTCGGCGACCGGACGTCGGCGGAGGACGCGGTTCAGGAGGTGTTCATCAAGGTGTACCGCTCGCTGGACACCTTCGACGGCCGGTCGGCCTTCACGACCTGGCTGTACCGCATCACGCGGAACGTCTGCCTCGACATGTTCCGCGCCGGCAGGCGCCGCCCCGCGCCGGTCGACCCGGTCGACGTCGAAGCCGTCGCTCCCGGCGACCTCGCGGACCAGGTGGTCACGCAGGCCGCCGTCGAGACGGCGATGGGCGCGCTGGCGCCCGAGGACCGCGACGCCCTGAACGCGGTCGCGCTGTTCGACCTGAGTTACGCCGACGCAGCCGAGGCGCTCGGCGTGCCCGTGGGAACGGTCAAGTCGCGGGTGTTCCGCGCACGGCGGGCGCTCGCGACGATGCTTCGCGTGGGAGATGACGACTAG